GAGATCCTGTGCTTTTGTCCTTTTAGTTTTTTTACATTTTCTCCGAACACCGGGTACATAAAATCCAATTGAAACTCTTCGTTCCATTTCGACTTAAACGATACATCTTTCAGCATTTGCCAGCTGATCACTTTCCCCTGCATGGCAGCAGGCAGGTAGTTTATGCTAATGCTTTGTTGCAGCCTCTCAGGGCTTGACGGGCTATCCCTGTATGTAAAACCAGTTTCATTTGAAAAGTCATGGCGGCAGAGCGATGCTATATTGGTACAGGCTACCAGCAGTAGCAGGCTGGTATATATTACGAAATGCCTGATCTTATTCATGCGATAATGTTTTGGAAATATTGATAAACCATGCGCTGATGGCAGGAAGCAATGCAGCAGTAAGGGACAGGCCGGTGGTAAGCAGGCATAAGACAAGCTCTCCCGGAATTTGGAATATAAATGGTGAAATGTCCAGATGATAATCACTTTGGAGTTTATCTGCCATCATCCAGATAATGATCCGGCTGAGCACCAGTCCTGTAACCATTCCTGCAACACAAAGGGCGCCGGCTTCGAGCAGCATCAGCCAGGATAGCTTGCTCCTGGAAGCTCCCATTGTTCGCATCAGTGCGAGCTCATATTTTCTTTCCTTCAGGGAATTATAGAGAGCTACAAATATACTGAGCGCTGAAAGCGACATGATGCCGATACCTACTGCTTTAAGTACATCTATTCCTATTCCGAAGAGGGAGAACAGGCGGTTGATCTCGATGGCCGGTGCTGCCGCCATCAAACCCGTCTGCTCATTGATGGTGCGCGGCAGCTGAATGGCGGCCACCGGACTACGGAATTTCAAAAGAACAGCTGTCAGTTCCCTGGAATCTGTGGCTTTTTGGGGGTGCTGATGGCGTAGTGCATCTTTGTTATGGGGCTCATGTTTGTGCTTCTCTCCGTGTTCATGCATCTTCCAAACGCTTTCCAGGTTCGTGATCAGCAGATTGTCTGTGACATCTCCGGTTGGTTTCAGTATGCCTGTGACAGTGTATGGATGATCGTTATGTGTTTCCGCATGTGCATCGTTGCCATGAGCGCTGTAAAACTGATTGCCTGGTTGTAAGCCCAGTTTTTGAGCAATGGCATGGCCGGCCAATATTTCAAAGTCAGCGCTGTTCAATTTCCCTTTGAGTAGTTCAATCCCTGGTTTTTGAAAAAAGGAATTGGTGGTGCCTACTATACTATATCCTTTATAAGAGTCTCCATAGGCCAGAGGTACGGCGGTTGAAACATAAGGGTGGCGCATCCATTTCTCTGCCTCAGCATAGCTGATGTTACCAGTGGGCGCATCGAGATGGAAAACGGCAGAAAGCACCAGTTGAAGGGGACTGCCTTTTGCTCCGATCACCAAATCCACATCACTGATATTGTTGCTGAACTGCTTTTCAAAATGCTGCTGGAAAAGCAGCAACACTGAAATGATGGCTACACTAACGGTAAGCAGTAACCAGCTTAGTAAAAACGTGAGTGGTTTTTGCCAGATGTTATTCCAGGCGAGTTTTAGTATCATCTTAATGCGATTGTGTTTCCAAAAATTGATTGTAATCGCTGATCATGGGTTACAATCACAAGTGCGGCATGGCTGATAGCTGCCTGCTCTATCAGTAATTCAGCTACAGCATGGCAATGGGTATCGTCAAGGCTGGAGGTGGGCTCGTCCGCGAGGATAAGCGTTTGTTCATTGATGAGCGCCCTTGCAATAGATACAAGTTGCTGTTGTCCCTGGCTGAGCTCAGCCGGTTTATTGTATATTTTATCTTCCAGCTTAAGGCGTTGCAGCAGACCGACTGCCTTTTCCCTGTTGGCAGATTTCCCGGCCAGCTTAGTTGCCAGTAAAATATTATCCAGTACATGGAGGCTTTGCACAAAATGGTTTTGTTGCAATACCAAACCGATCTTTTGCCCGCGGAACCTGTCCAGCTTTTTTTCAGACAGGGAAGCAATACTGTATTCATCGATATCTATCTCTCCTGATACCGGCCTGAGTATTCCGGCCAGCAGGTGCAGTAAGGTGGTTTTACCCATCCCTGAATTTCCCGTAATCAATAGTGCCTCACCAGGCCCACAGGATAGATCCGGAAAACGGAATGAATTTCCATTTTTGTAGGAATAAGTGAGCGCCTTCGTTTGTAACATATCACCATTTTTTAGACTGACTCCTGCAGCGTTCAGCATGAGATAATGCAGGTCAGTATTTTTCACAAAGGGTTTCAGTAATTCATTTCCGGGACCGTAAGCAGCCAGCTCAACATAGTCTGCGGAATGTTCCATAGAGGCCCATCGTTAACCAGAAAGATGATGTGCGTCTTCGGGAAGTTGCTCCCGGTTCCATTGTTCAATGCCTGATGGCCTGTTAACGTTGTTCCCAGTAGTGCAAGTGAGCTGTTCCTGAAAAAACCTCTTCTTTGCATAGCGTTTATTTTAACCCGTTAGAATTTTGGAAAAGGATCGTTGAAGGAAATGAATTGCTGCATTTGTTCAAGTTCATCTGAGTGGCACAAACAGGATTCTATTTCATTGTAGATCGCACCTTTGTCAAGGTCCTGTCCGATAATGACGATCTCATTGTGCCGGTCGCCAAAACGCTTGTCCCAGTTCCTTTCTATATGCACCTGGTTCTCTGTAAATGCACTGTAGCGTATCCGTTCACTGAATGGCATACTGCTCCACCAAACGCCCGCTTTGTCAGCACGCAGGCTGCCGCCGGCCTGGCTCCAGTTAATAGCGTCATTGGGCCGGGATGCGATCCAGAATAATCCTTTGCTGCGAATGATATTGCCATGCCATTGATTGTTGAGGTAATTCCACCAGCGATCGGGATGAAAGGGGCGACGGCTTTTGAATGCAAAGCTGCCGATCCCATACTCCTCCGTTTCGGGTTTGTGATGGGTTTTGTTCATTTCTGCTATCCAGCCAGCACTCCGGGAAGTGCTGTCAAAATCGAAAAGGCCTGTGTGAAGAATGTCTTGTAACGACACTTTACCGAAGGACGATTCTATGATCCGGGCATTGGCATTTAATTTTCTCAATACAGATCTGAGTATTCCAATTTGGTCCCTGGTTACCAGATCTGTTTTGTTGAGAATGATCACATTCGCGAATTCTACCTGTTCGGTGAGCAGGTTTACGATTGTCCGGTTGTCCTCCATTTGCGTAAGCTGGCGTTGCTGTAAAGATTCCAGGCTGCTGAAATCCCTGATGAAATTGTATGCATCCACAACAGTAACCATGGTGTCCAGCCTGCTGATAGCGCTCAGATCGATACCATTGGACTCATCCTGGTAGCAAAAGGTTTGTGCAACCGGCAGCGGTTCGCTGATGCCGGTGGATTCTATAAGAAGGTAATCGAAGCGCCTTTCTTTCGCAAGTTTTTCCACTTCTTTGAGGAGATCGTTGCGGAGTGTGCAGCAGATGCATCCGTTGCTCATTTCCACCAGCTGTTCTTCAGTTCGGCTTAGAGAGGTCTGCTGTTGAACCAATTGAGCATCTATGTTCACTTCGCTCATATCGTTGACGATCACGGCTACTTTCAATCCTTCCCGGTTGTTGATGACATGATTAAGAAGTGTGGTCTTCCCTGCGCCCAGGAAGCCGCTTAGTACCGTTACCGGTAATTTATATGGTTGAGACATTCTGTGAATGGTTGAAATGATAATTGAATAGACTTTCAAGCCTGCATTGCAGGCATACAATTTTGATGATACCTGTATGGATTACAGGTAATGATTCTTGTGGATGAAAATATCAGGCAGTGGGAGGTCCGCGTGTGTCACCGGACAAATAACATTCTGCTATATAACTGTTCTGTAACTGGCAACAGGAAAGCGTTACAGGAGGGAGGTAGTGTTTGAACCCAATGCCTGTTGTGAAGTCTGCATCCTTTGCAGGTTGGAATTCACAGATATTACAGGCATGGTGACCATTATCTTCAATGAATGTTATGGCAGAATAGTGATGGTAATGACTGTCTTGTTCATGTGTATGAAAACATTTGATGGCATGCACCCAGAACATCACTGCAAAAAGCAGCGATGCAATCATCGTTCTGTTGGAACTGGTTCTGTCATGCATGGGTCCAAAGGTAGTTGAAATTTTGTTTTTTGCAACAGTGTTTCATATTTGTTCTTTGCCATTTAATTCATTGTTGCCTAAAATCACCACTCCTTTTGTCCATTTCACACTCCCTTCACCATTACACCAAGTACTACCTTTAAGTAAACAAATCAATATGGCAGAAATAATGCACCGTGTAGGGATCAAAACCAATTCCATCGATCATGTTTACCGCGCATTGACCACCAGGGAAGGTCTTGCCGGTTGGTGGACTTCCAACACCCAGGGGGAAGGTGACAAGGTCGGAAATATCATACAATTCCGGTTTGGCGCCGGCGGATTCGATATGCGGGTGAAAAAGCTCGATGCGTCTAAGCTGGTGGAGTGGGAACTGACGGAAGGCCCGGAAGAGTGGATGCCCACTACCATCCAATTTGAGTTGAAACAAGACGGCGATTATGTGATCGTACTATTCAGGCATTTCAACTGGAAAGAGCGGGTGGAGTTCATGCATCATTGCAGCACCAAATGGGCTGTATTCCTCATCAGCCTGAAATACCTGGTAGAAACAGGAAAGGGTAAGCCGGATCCTGAGGATATCAAGATCGATAACTGGAATTAAGGAATTATTCACTTTTGAAAAGGATCGCCTCAAATGCGAAGCGATCCTTGTTTCATTAAGTATTGTACCAGACATAGCTGCACTTTTCTGTAAATAAATTGGTAAGGAATTTGCATGGTTAACCGAAATGCCCGCTATGGAAAAAACAACAATTAACCTGCCTGTGAAAGCTTTGTTGACGGCTTCTTTGCTTTGTTTGATCTTGATTCCCAACACTAAGGCTCTTGCACAATATTTCCCCTACGAGCCAGCTTATAATCTTGCCATGTTCTCTGTCACCAAAAATGTGGTGGAACGGAATATCAAAAAAGTGTACGGTATTCCGGATAAATCAAAACCTTCAG
This portion of the Pseudobacter ginsenosidimutans genome encodes:
- a CDS encoding SRPBCC family protein, which translates into the protein MAEIMHRVGIKTNSIDHVYRALTTREGLAGWWTSNTQGEGDKVGNIIQFRFGAGGFDMRVKKLDASKLVEWELTEGPEEWMPTTIQFELKQDGDYVIVLFRHFNWKERVEFMHHCSTKWAVFLISLKYLVETGKGKPDPEDIKIDNWN
- a CDS encoding GTP-binding protein, with the protein product MSQPYKLPVTVLSGFLGAGKTTLLNHVINNREGLKVAVIVNDMSEVNIDAQLVQQQTSLSRTEEQLVEMSNGCICCTLRNDLLKEVEKLAKERRFDYLLIESTGISEPLPVAQTFCYQDESNGIDLSAISRLDTMVTVVDAYNFIRDFSSLESLQQRQLTQMEDNRTIVNLLTEQVEFANVIILNKTDLVTRDQIGILRSVLRKLNANARIIESSFGKVSLQDILHTGLFDFDSTSRSAGWIAEMNKTHHKPETEEYGIGSFAFKSRRPFHPDRWWNYLNNQWHGNIIRSKGLFWIASRPNDAINWSQAGGSLRADKAGVWWSSMPFSERIRYSAFTENQVHIERNWDKRFGDRHNEIVIIGQDLDKGAIYNEIESCLCHSDELEQMQQFISFNDPFPKF
- a CDS encoding ABC transporter ATP-binding protein, with the translated sequence MEHSADYVELAAYGPGNELLKPFVKNTDLHYLMLNAAGVSLKNGDMLQTKALTYSYKNGNSFRFPDLSCGPGEALLITGNSGMGKTTLLHLLAGILRPVSGEIDIDEYSIASLSEKKLDRFRGQKIGLVLQQNHFVQSLHVLDNILLATKLAGKSANREKAVGLLQRLKLEDKIYNKPAELSQGQQQLVSIARALINEQTLILADEPTSSLDDTHCHAVAELLIEQAAISHAALVIVTHDQRLQSIFGNTIALR
- a CDS encoding ABC transporter permease; the protein is MILKLAWNNIWQKPLTFLLSWLLLTVSVAIISVLLLFQQHFEKQFSNNISDVDLVIGAKGSPLQLVLSAVFHLDAPTGNISYAEAEKWMRHPYVSTAVPLAYGDSYKGYSIVGTTNSFFQKPGIELLKGKLNSADFEILAGHAIAQKLGLQPGNQFYSAHGNDAHAETHNDHPYTVTGILKPTGDVTDNLLITNLESVWKMHEHGEKHKHEPHNKDALRHQHPQKATDSRELTAVLLKFRSPVAAIQLPRTINEQTGLMAAAPAIEINRLFSLFGIGIDVLKAVGIGIMSLSALSIFVALYNSLKERKYELALMRTMGASRSKLSWLMLLEAGALCVAGMVTGLVLSRIIIWMMADKLQSDYHLDISPFIFQIPGELVLCLLTTGLSLTAALLPAISAWFINISKTLSHE
- a CDS encoding DUF3299 domain-containing protein, with amino-acid sequence MNKIRHFVIYTSLLLLVACTNIASLCRHDFSNETGFTYRDSPSSPERLQQSISINYLPAAMQGKVISWQMLKDVSFKSKWNEEFQLDFMYPVFGENVKKLKGQKHRISGYMVPLNIKEGLYAVSRYTYAACYFCGKSGPESVVSLKFTKKPRRFKLDEYVTVSGTMDLNDKDVNDFIYIFRNAEEVR